GAACAACAAACACCAATGAGGGGATTGGAATCGAGTCATCATCCCTGGAATCAATCAATCAAGAACAATCGGCGGTGGATGTGTAGACGGGGATGATTGGGATGATGAACCGGAGCGAGAAGAATCACAACCAATCAGTGGCGCGAGCACTCGGCGGGGAATCCTTTCGGGAACCTCCAGCCATCCTCGCAGTAGTCGTAGTGCATGTAGTTCTTCTTGGCCCAGGCGACGGTGCCCCACTCGGCGGTGTTGAGCTGCCGGTTCATCCAGCGGTCGGTGCCGGCGGGGCAGGAGAGCGGGCGGCCGTCGCCGTTGGGGGTGCAGGCGTCGGCGTTGTAGCCGCGGTAGGAGACGACGAAGGGGGAGTCGGCCCAGTCGACCTTCACCTTCCCCTGCTGCGTGGCCCAGTAGCTGCCGTCCCAGAGCGTGGCGTGCACGGACATGGGCTTGCCGCCGGGGTACGGGAGGTCGGCGTAGCGCTTGAAGCTCCGGATGAAGAGGTCGTCCACCTTGAAGATGACGTTCTTGTCGTTCCAGATGATGGTGTAGGTGTGGTAGTCGGCCGAGGGGTCGAACCACAGGTAGAACTGGTGCTCCTTCTTGCCGTCGCCGTTGGCCCACACGTTGGTGTTGAGGACAACGGGTTGCCCGCTGCTGTTGCCCATGAACTCCATGTCGATCTCGTCGTGCCCGGGGCCGTCGCCGGAGGTGAGCTGCAAGTAGCAGAAGCATCGGTCTCACGAATCTGAACGATTTATTTGGCTCTCGAATCGAATCATCAGTCGAAACCAAGGTGACTCACGTAGAAGGATGTGACGGTGCCGGCGGAGTTGCGGGGGATGAGCTTCATCTGGATGCTGAACTCGCCGTAGAGGTACTTCTGGCGGGAGCTGAAGGCGCCGCCGGACTGCTGGTTGAGGATGAGCGACGTCACCTGCTGCCCCTGCGAGTTGTAGTCCGCGCGCACGTTGCCGTCGGTCGTGAACTTCTCGTACAGCCACGAgtccgccgacgccgacgccgcgaggagcgccaccgccaccgcgacGGACAGAACCCGCCGCGCTAGCGCCATGGATGGGTGGGTGCTCTGCGCTGCTTCTTGGAGGAGttggaggatgaggagaggcTTAGCTGGCTGGCTGGGGTAGTGTGGAGTGTGGACAAGTGCTGTTGGTTCTGTGCGGCCAAGCAGAGGGGGTGGCGCCGGCTTTATACTGCTGGGAGCCTCGGCTTTGGGGGCAGGGCAGGGTACACATTTTGGCTTGGTGATGCGTGGGGCACGGCTCTTTGAGCCTTTTCGCTTGCGGTGTCGGGCGGGCGCGAAGCTTCGGATCGTGACATTCTTGCTAggatagggaggaggagcgggggaTTGCTGGTTGCCTCTCCGGGATGGGCATGGGCTGGCCGCCACAATCTTCACGCGGACCATTGCACGCTGGCAGAATGCTGCAGACAAGCTGCGTGTAAGGCAGGAACGATAAGCGAGCGTACAAACTGTTGTCGAATCAGATGAAAGATTTTAAAACCGGTATCAATTTTTGAATATTTAAAAGCATACGATCCCTTGAGGATGTGTTAGGCCTAATTTTGGTACTAGAATATTTATTATTTATGTGTTCAGATATTAACAACCTGCAATTTGTCACCTTTTTTTGCAGGAACTGTAATCTGTCACTTCTCATGGTTGGATTGAAATGTGATGATTGTTGATAGGTTTGCTAAACAGATGGAAGTTGGAGGTGTGACTACTTGAATCAATGGgtaatagcaaaaaaaaaacattgatcTACTTAAGCAGGAAAGAAAATAATAATACTGACGCTAGTCACAAGCAAGTGATGTTTTGAGTCATGTGCAATTAAccattacaatttttttttgcaaattacTACCTCATGTTCTTTCAGATACAAACACATATCAAGATTATTTAGCCTTCTTAATTCATGATTAACAATTTATTCTAAAGATTTGTGGAGCACTACTCAATTTATATTACAGAATACTTTTACATCATGCCAATATTATTATCATGAGTAATACAACTCATGATATATTGACGGTCAAATTATGAGTTTAGAGATCGACTGCACTATGTTTGTATCAGAAAATGGTTTTACAAAGCTGTAGTATTGTAATGTTTTACAAAATAAAGAAATGTCAAATTATCTGTTAACGATGAATCATGACCGGAGTCCTGCGCAAGCACTAAAACTAGAATGGTCGTTCTGATTCTCATAGTTTTCTTAAAGGTTCATTTGGTGTTTTTTTTAAGTTAAATATATCGGCGGTCTCTAACTTGTCTTGCGGTGTCATCTAGGTCaataaactctcaaaatgcattttcatgtcttcaaaTTGTCTCAAGGTGTTATCTGAATCCTAAACTCTCAAAGTACATATTTAGACCCCAAACTTGTCCTCAGTTTTCATCCAGGACCCTAAATTCTCAAAATACAGTTTTAAATATTAAAACTTGTCATCTATCGCTGATGGCAATGATTACTCCTCGCTCGTTGCCTTTATAACCACCTTATGCTAGTgatcatgcatatgttgtttggCGCTGGATTGGGAGATCTTAAAATacactttgagagtttaagaACTCGGATGACACCTTGAGATAATTTTGGGTACCtgtgttttgagagtttagCTTGCCTGAAcatgtattttgagagtttagggacctaGATGACACCCAGTTCAGGAACCATGCAaatattttactttttttaactCAAATACGAATAATTAATCCCCCCAAGATTATTGGACTATAACACGTCCTTGTTTCAGTAGCGAAAATAATTAAGCTCCGCAAGATTATTGGACCATAACACGTCCTTGTTTCAGTAGCAAAATCTCTTTTTAATTTGTTACCTTTCCGGAACGTGGCAGCGCGAGAAGTTGTACGAGTCATGAGTGTGGCTTTCGTAGTTGTCGGTCGAGGTCTCCCTGGACGAACAAGTGGCGAGTACATCCCTGGAATAATCCACACCAGACCGCCGGCCGGTGAGTCACGGAGGCCATAACTGCGACGGCAGGCAATGCAATCCCACCGTGGTGACGCGCCCTCTCCGTCGGCGCGCCGGGCACGGAGGACGAGCCAGGCAACCGTCCCCGGTGGCCGGCGATGATGGCGGACGGCCGGGGTTATCCTCCCGGCGATGATTCGTTGCGGATTATTGGCTTCGCGCGCCGCCTCTCGCTCTCAGCCGGAGATCAATCAGGCAAACACTAACGAACTGTGCTAATCCTGATCTCCTTCTTCCTAGTACGTGGACCTGCCTGTGATCACGGGTGGTGCGCGCGGCGGAGGTACGGCGGTGGTTCACGCGTGGTCGCTGCacgcccggcgcggcgcggctctgACCGGCTTGACGGCTGCCGCTGGGGTGGAAATGGCGCGGCCAGGTAGAGCTGGCATCggcgcatggcggcggcggggctcggacGCGGCGAGAGGGAACGTGCGGCGCCGCCAGCGCGCGCGTGGTGTTTCTCGCGGCTTGCTACGAGTACCGAGTGGCCGGGGAGTCAGCCTCTCTGTGCAAACGGAACATGCTGTGTTTGGTTGGTGAACGCggctggacgacgacgacgacgacgcgtgcAAGCACAGACGAattggacgacgacgaccactgGCTTTTGAGGTCACGTAACAGGCCGAAGAGGTCATCTTCCACATTTGGTGGCGAGGCTTATCTCTTGCGGTAGTATATATTTTTCGAATGGcttgtcaaaaagaaaaaaaaagaataattaaaaagAGAGAAGGGTGCCTACGCTGTGCAATGGGCCCAGAAAGATGTGATAAGGGGCCCACCGCTTGAAATGAGTAATGATGCCTTGCGCGCTCGAAATGGAATAGAATCTTTTAGTCAACAAAAATTATAGGATGGTTGAAATTTTGAAAGAGTTTATACTCTATAATTTGTAAATTTTGATTGAAGTATCTCTTGATGCCTACAGTCGAGGCTGCTGCAGAGAGATTGCGTCCTGGTGCTTTTTCTAGGATTAGAAGCTTTTAGTTTAAATGCATTTTCCTATTTATTTTCATGGTACATGTTTTTGGCACCAGATCATCACCCAAGATCACCATTATTTAACTCAAGGTCGAGCATCTAtccttcctctcttttttttggatTTAACTTGGTTTGAATCATATCGatacttcttctttttttggatTTTGCAGATTCCAGCTCCAACCTGAGGCGCTGTTCTTCCTGGCCTGGTGTATTACTTCAGGTGATGTCCTAAAAGAACAATGGAATTGTCCCTCTGATAACTATTTTGATAAGATTTTCCATTCCCTACCTTGGCCCTCTTATTTCTCCGGCAGTCTAGCACGATAGATGACTTGATTGAAGCATTAAGTAAAGTGGTAATTGAATGGTTAGTATTACGGTTCATACCATGGACTTTATCGTCTTGCTGCAGTTTTCCAGTGGTTGCAACTTATTGATATGATTGATATGCCACTTTTTCATAAACATGATTGTCAAGTGGTCACATTGTGAAAGATGATTTTCTGAAGGGGACCCAAAAGCCTGAATAACTTTCTAGGATACTAACCTCCGGCCTAAACCGTGTTAGGCCCTCTTCTTTGAGCAGAGATATGCTGTGAATCGATTTTTTCTAGGCTTGGTTCATCTCGCAGATGTAGGATAAGAGCAAGAGGATGACTCAACCTATGGCCCCAATTGATCTGCTGCACAGATATACTTTGCTCTCTTATGCGGTTATTTATTGGATTTTTAGCTGGCCAATATTAGAAAATCGTATGCTTCTTAATCATAAAAGCTGATCTCTTGCTCACTCTGAATGATAGCATTTGTACTCAAGTGTCGTTTGTGTTCCTGTGGCAGAGACCTTTTGATCTCAGGTATTCCTATAATTATGTCTACATAAGTAGCATGTGGCATCAGAGCCAAGAAACTTGACCGATTCAGCAAAATTATAAGTAAATTTTGTATGCAGACTTTTGGTGCTGCTGCTTCCTTGGGCATGTGTGGTTTCTGAAACAACTTAGAGACTTCAAGTATGCCCTCTCAGTATAGGTTTCACACAGCTTTCTTCTTCGGATCATATTAAAAACTTTTCATGTCTCTATGAATCCCTATTTTTATCTGCCACGCCACTTATTCTTTTTTCTATCCTGCATACAATTGTGCACTTTTATTGTGTATACACACATGATAGTCATTTTCAGTGCCATTTTTATTATGTATTTCCAGCAGAGCAGCATAGTTGATCACCTAATTAAAATACTCATCACAGTAAGAAAGCAGATTGCTCATGGTATGTTGCTAATTTCTCATGAGCTTATAGGTGAATGATCATATGTTTTATTTGAACTTGTTTGTACACTACTGTCGAACTTGGTAGCCCCAAGTTACCTGAAATAATGTTATATGTATTGTGGGTGCCATACCGATTCCATGTCATTATTGGCTTGTTTATGCTATCTTCTACTACATGACATACATGAACATGTAACCGTACAACAATGTGCGCGCATGTAACCAGTACTAGTGCCCTTTATTTTACAGAGAGAGCTGAATGCTGTCGACTGAAATGTCACTGGTTCAAAAAGAAGCGCGCACAGCTCTCTGCATGACTTTACACCCCTAGCAACTAGCATCATCAGCAACAAATTGGTTACCAGCCATGTCAACATATCAGGACTGCTGCTGCTTTTTCCTGCTGACGATGAAACAGCAGAGCGACAGGTACAGTTAACGGCAGTGAACAGTGATTAAGACCGACCAGGGACTGCGACCCATCTATCTGGTCTCACCaactgaattgcagaataaatGGATAAAATTCCAGGTAAATGGATTGTCAAAAAAGGCTCATCTCTTCTTGCAGCACTTTTCCCTTTTCAGGTCCCATCACAGAATGGCTTAtcaatcaaaaagaaaaagaaagaaacaaaggtGGATGCTGTGCAATGGGTCCAAGAAAGCTGTGATGGGGGCCCATCACTCAACGAGTGAATGATGCCTCGTGGGCTCGAAATGGAATAAAGCTTGCCTGCCCTTAAGCTTAAACCTAACAGTTGAGAAAGATGCTAATCAGGAATCACACTCAAATTAAGGGCCCCTCGCCTGAATGAAAATAGAATAAAGCacaattattaaaaaaaatagaataaagCAACAAAGTTCCTTCATTCTCAAATGATGAGCGCCAAAAAGAGTTCCCTCCCGCTTCACGCAAGGGAATAACCATGGCCTCAGATGAAGCACTGGCCTTTTTAATCCAGTGTCAACGGTAGACAAGAGGGGCCCTCGCGACGGGTTCGCCGGAGGGCCCTCAAAAACTTAGGACCGGCACTGCATTTGTGACAAATATTTTGTTCACATCTATTTCATATATCGATTGGGTGATGAACATCTGGGAATCATCTTATGGTTCGTTACTATATAGAGGGTTTCCCAGCAAAGATGCATCGATTCGGCGCCATCACAAGGTGTTTCCATGGAAATTAAATATGTCATTAGCCTATAGGCCTGTGCTTGCTTGCACAAGAACCATTCATCGTTCAAGTACATTTACCTTGCATTGGAAGTATCAGTGGTGTCCTATAATCCTTATTAAACGGATGGTCCGTGTTCCATATATGTCACTTAGCTAGAAAATTTTATTCCTAAAGCAAAAAGAACTCAAAACGTGCTTATTCGTTCTTACAAATTGATGAAGTTCAAGAGAAGTATTAAGACGGGAGCATAGAATAGTACAGTTTTCCACAGCTCATGTTTCTCATCTGAATAAACCTTATAAAACATATGAGGTATCCACACTATCCTGACATGCTAGAATAAAAGAAGCAGATGATACAAGCGACATGGGTAGGAGCCCCAAGGTCAAGCTAAAAGCACGAAAGATATTAAGATAACTAGCTCAGTCCAGCATACAAAAACAATTGAGTAGTCTCATTATTCTTTGTTGCTCGGGAAATTTGGAAGCACAGCAATAGCCCAATCTTCCGATAGGTATGGATAATTTAATTGGTGGAGAACTCAATATTGATGATCCGGacttctaatcagacacgatttgaacccctgcaaccgctacaccgctGCTTCGTTGGTTATCAATCAAGCACAACTCTATtgacctcgccaagaaggctttccctacgggcgaatcgaagaacacaaacaagaaagtataaacacgcaatctgaaattgcaGATGTATATAAAAATAGATCCGAGTAAAAGGTTCAAGCTCTCGATTTGAAAAGACTAATCGACACAATCAAGGAGATCAAGAACATGAGCCTTGGATCACAATAAAAGGACTTGTTGCCACAattacaatgaatcaatctcagtttctcaatgAAAAACTAAAACTAAATAAAACTCGAGTCTTTCAAGTGGCGGCTActaagtttatatgaaaaaagGCAAGCTAGGGTTGGGGACGACCAGNNNNNNNNNNNNNNNNNNNNN
The genomic region above belongs to Setaria italica strain Yugu1 chromosome VI, Setaria_italica_v2.0, whole genome shotgun sequence and contains:
- the LOC101752890 gene encoding xyloglucan endotransglycosylase/hydrolase protein 8 — translated: MALARRVLSVAVAVALLAASASADSWLYEKFTTDGNVRADYNSQGQQVTSLILNQQSGGAFSSRQKYLYGEFSIQMKLIPRNSAGTVTSFYLTSGDGPGHDEIDMEFMGNSSGQPVVLNTNVWANGDGKKEHQFYLWFDPSADYHTYTIIWNDKNVIFKVDDLFIRSFKRYADLPYPGGKPMSVHATLWDGSYWATQQGKVKVDWADSPFVVSYRGYNADACTPNGDGRPLSCPAGTDRWMNRQLNTAEWGTVAWAKKNYMHYDYCEDGWRFPKGFPAECSRH